In the Desulfurispira natronophila genome, AGAGGAGAAATCAACAGTGACTTTCTACGCCAAAAACCAAAGAGGTGGAAAATAAGCGTGACCACGGGGGTGGAAAATAACCTTGACCCTTGACAATCAGGTTGCTAAAAAACCTCCATCTGCGGTCTTGTTCGTGGTCGCTGCACCACTGCAGCTCACCTCCAGGTGCGCCTCATGTGTCGTTCCGTGAGTACCTTGCACCTAGAGGATTTTTCATCTTCCTGCCAATGTTGAGTGTTTCAGCAAGCTGCTACTGTACGGGTATTTGTTTTCGAGCAGAAGGAGAGTCCAGGGCACGCTTGGGAATAGTTATCTCCAGTACTCCCTCCTTGCAGGTAGCCTGCACCTGCTCGAGATCGGCTTCCGGCGGCAAGGTAAAGCTGCGATGGAATTTTCCGAAGTAGCTCTCTTTGCGCAGATATCCTTTATCTTCGCTACTGGATTCTTCTTGACGCTCACCGCTTATATTCAGCGTATTCCCAGAAATATCAATATTGACAGCGTCTTTATCAACTCCTGGTAAATCAACTTCAATAGTGTAAGAACTCTCGTCCTCCCGGGTGTTAACGGCAGGATTAAAGGCAGCTAAGCCCAATCGGGTACGGTCGATTTGAGGAAATTCATTCCACAGGTTTCCCATTTGTCGCTCCAGGTCACGGAAGTCACGGAAGTCACGGAGCTTCTCCAGTGGAGTTGGTAACATAGTACACCTCCTTGCTTACAATAAGTTACAAAGGGTTACTTCATTAGGGTTTATAGTTAATTTTTCATGGGTAAATATAGAACTCGTTTAGGGAAAATCAAGATGGTGGGTGAGTTTTTTATATGGTTCTGGCAAAAAATATTGCTTGGTGTAGTCGACAGTTACAGCAGGTGTTACAGTACTCTGTATTAGATTGGTTTGTTATGAACCCGTAACCGGTCTGGACTGAAGCTCCTTGCGCCAGCGCACGGCCAGCAGCAGGCTGACTTCAGCTATCTCCCCGATCACCAGCAGCCCGATACCCAGCATGGCTCCGTTACCCTCAAGTCCGCTCAGCAGCAGTACGGCACTGGCCATCACCACACATGTCAGCTTGAGGGAACTGGAAAAACCGATGCGCAGCGTTTTCAGCTCACGGGTTGTGGACGCTTTGAGAAAGTGTCCTGTGCTGTAGAGGGCACCATAGAGCACCGTCAGCACCACCGGCCAGCCCAGATAGCTGACAAGCGGTGGCTCAATGGCCATCCACTGGATCAGCACAATGTGGGGAATGAGAAACTGGACACTGAGCAGAGTCAGCGAGAGGAGCGAAAAGAGAGCGACG is a window encoding:
- a CDS encoding Hsp20/alpha crystallin family protein — encoded protein: MLPTPLEKLRDFRDFRDLERQMGNLWNEFPQIDRTRLGLAAFNPAVNTREDESSYTIEVDLPGVDKDAVNIDISGNTLNISGERQEESSSEDKGYLRKESYFGKFHRSFTLPPEADLEQVQATCKEGVLEITIPKRALDSPSARKQIPVQ